In Malus sylvestris chromosome 16, drMalSylv7.2, whole genome shotgun sequence, the following are encoded in one genomic region:
- the LOC126607519 gene encoding uncharacterized protein LOC126607519 has protein sequence MKFRGKLTKVVTEAVNDLIEDIKTCHEQIADLMVELMHQNEMVLTLIRSVDNREEVPMCCKEETTIPGLCCYGCSKVSGSCYCKRVGCKRYTNYNDYRFFSFCHDFTSKHGKCSLCLLFFFYVNFMNNVPIFF, from the exons ATGAAATTCAGGGGAAAG CTGACAAAAGTTGTCACAGAAGCAGTTAATGACCTCATTGAAGATATAAAAACTTGCCATGAACAGATTGCGGATCTGATGGTGGAGCTTATGCATCAAAA TGAGATGGTACTAACCTTAATTAGGTCAGTCGATAACCGTGAAGAAGTTCCTATGTGCTGCAAAGAAGAAACGACCATTCCAGGTCTTTGTTGCTATGGGTGCTCCAAA GTATCTGGGTCATGTTATTGTAAAAGAGTTGGCTGCAAAAGGTATACAAATTACAATGATTACCGATTCTTCAGTTTTTGCCATGATTTCACGAGTAAACATGGTAAATGTTCACTTTGCttactctttttcttttatgtgaattttatgaataatgtacccatatttttttga